The Leifsonia sp. 1010 genome segment GCCGGGCCAGCCGTAGCGGAGCGCATGCTGCCACTCCCCGTACGCGGACGCGGCCGGGACGACGAGGACGACGGCTGCGGCTCCGAAGATGAATGCGGCCGCGCGGGCACGATTGAGTTCCGCGTTCGATCGACGTGAGGGCACGTTACTCATCCTCCAGACGCTATCGCTCGTCCCCGCGCCGGGCCATTCGTGTCTCCACCCGATCCCCCGGTACTTTGTTCGATGGGGGACATCGATGAATGGATTTCGTGGCCGGGTCGCCGGTGCCACTGTGCTTGCGGCGTCGCTCGCGTGCGCCCTGTCCGGATGCCAGCTCGGCGATTACACCGCCGTTCCTCGTGACTGCGAAGCCATCGCCGAGCCCTTCACCCGCTGGCTCGCCGACCAGCCGCTCGTGACCTCCGCGACCGTCGTCTCAGCGAAGGCGGTCGTCGACACGGACAGCTGCGACCTCACTGTGCGTGCCGTCGTGCCCGACAGCGCCACGAAAGCCCAATTCCTGCCGCTCGGCCGGGCGATCCAGCGGCACCTACCGGCCCATGCCTGGACGACGGTCGAGATCGCCCACGGCGAGTCCACCGAATTCGTCGACTTCCGGACGGAGCTGGACGACATCAGCTGGTGAAGCGGGCGCTGGACGCGTGTGCATTTCTCCAGCAGGATGGGTCTCGATGAGAGTCTGCCCGAGGTCGCCGCGATCGCTCACCGCGTGGCTGCTGCGATGACCACTGAAGCGGATTCCGAGCTCGCGGCACAGCCGACCGCGAAGGTCCGCTGGTATCGACGCCGGCCACCGGCGAGCATGCCGCCATTCGCGCGGACCGTATGGTGGGCCGGGCACGGGCAACTCTTCCTCGCGGCCGCGTTCGCACTCCTGGGTCCCGTCGGTCTGGCGCTCGTGCCGAACCGCGAGATCGCCGCGTTCGTCGCCCCGCCCGGGTATCTGCTCACCGCGATGGCGGCTCCTCTCGCCTGCTCCGGGCTGATGCTCCGCCGTTTCTCCCTCGAACTCGCGAAGGATTCGACCAGCCTGGCGTGGCGGATCGTGGAGCTTGCTTTCGTCGTGCTCCTGATCGCGGCGCTGTCCATCGCCTTCGTCTGGCTAGACATGGTCATCCTCATCCTCTCCATCTTCGCGATCATCGGCGGCGTGAGCTGAGCAGCGCGCGCCGACGCACTACAGGTGGTCGGGAACCGTCGGGTTGAGTCGGTTGAGCGCCTCGAGCATCGGCGTGAAGTCTCGGCGCTGGGTGGGAACCACGACAGATGCGTGCCCAGTCCCCCGCAGCACCCACATGGACGACGCACCGACGTATCGCCCAACGCGCTCGATCGCATCCACGGGGATGCTGCCGCGCCGAAGCGGCGCTCGCCAGTTCAGGGTGCGGCCGACGAGTTCGACCCGGAACGCGACTCGGAAAAGCCACCAGTACATGCTCCAGCCGAGCGCAAGGAACCACAAAGCGGCAAACCACACCGGTGGCCCGGGCTGCCCGCTGATGGTGCGAACCGCGAGGAAGATCCCGGCGATCACCAACACGGTCATCACGAACAGCACGAAGGCGATCTGAAGGACCGGCTGGGACCAGGTCACGTCGGCGCTCTGGTGATCGGTATCGCGCGATGTCATGCTGCCTTCCCGTAAGAATCTGCTCCCGAAGGCTACCAGCGACCCCGGCTCACACCCGGCTGAGCAGCGGCCCCAGCCGTACCGCGGTGTCGGCGACCAGCGACACCAGCCCGTCGCGGTCCGCCAGGCGCGCGGCAGGGAGCGCCAGCGCGAGGCCGGCGACCAGGCGCTGGTCGTCGCCGCGCACCGGGACGGCGAGGCAGCCGAAACCCGGGACCAGCTCGCCCTCCTGCGTCGTGAACCGGGTGGGTGACGGCACGGCCCGCGCGGCCTGCTCCGCCAAGAGGAGCCGGCCGAGGGCGGAGACGCTGAGGTCCGACTGGATGCGCTTGGGGTCCGAGAGCGGGAAGTCCGGGTCCACATCCACGGGCACCACCCGGTCGGCTCGGTAGACGGCCAGGTGCACGCCACCGCGGATGCGCCCGCGCAGGTCGGCGACCGCCTCGCGCGCGGTCGCTGCCGCATCCTGCGCGTGAGCGACATCGGCCAGCTCGGCGACCTTGCGGCCCAGGGCGAAGCCGCGGAGGTCGGGCATGCGCACGAGGTACTCGTCCTGCACCAGCAGATTCAGGATGCGGTACGCCGTCGCCCGCGGCAGGCCCAAGCGCGCGGACAACTGCTGCGCGGTGATCCCGGGCCCCGCACGCGCGACCTCCTCCAGCACCGCGAACGCGCTGTGCACCGCGCCCGGCTGTCGTCCGCTCAGCTCTGGGATGGCGTTCATGGCGCCCCGCCGAGCACGTCCCCCATCGTCGGCTCGTCGTACAGGCCGATGCGCCGAAGCGCGTCCGGCCTCCGGCGCCGGCACAGCGCCCACAGCGCGAACGCGACGACCGCCACCCCGGCCAGCAGCAGGACGGCGAGGGCGCGGTCGCCGGAAGCCTCGAGCCAGAGGTCGAGCGCGAGGGCTGCCACGAGACCCGCGGCCGCGACCGCAGCGGCGACGGCAGGACCGGCGGTCAACTCGCCGATCCGGCGCAGGAAGAACGGCGTCGCGACGCAGACGAGCGCGTACGCGGTCATGTACCCGGCCGCGGCGCACACGACCACGACGCCCATGGCCTGCCACGCCCCCATTCCGGCCAGCACGA includes the following:
- a CDS encoding helix-turn-helix domain-containing protein, with the translated sequence MNAIPELSGRQPGAVHSAFAVLEEVARAGPGITAQQLSARLGLPRATAYRILNLLVQDEYLVRMPDLRGFALGRKVAELADVAHAQDAAATAREAVADLRGRIRGGVHLAVYRADRVVPVDVDPDFPLSDPKRIQSDLSVSALGRLLLAEQAARAVPSPTRFTTQEGELVPGFGCLAVPVRGDDQRLVAGLALALPAARLADRDGLVSLVADTAVRLGPLLSRV